A stretch of the Lytechinus variegatus isolate NC3 chromosome 5, Lvar_3.0, whole genome shotgun sequence genome encodes the following:
- the LOC121415136 gene encoding uncharacterized protein LOC121415136, whose translation MFAGRRKHLELVILMMFIINEMKNFTEAAGPLPMPNGIRFLGIGYNILTGNPEGGDLSSGGVDPGLLVTRKFFQMTNKKNKLSHNNKYRIPDQVVFEPRDSAKTDHSKKTFYGAASYASKLSANVEVTGTYSGVLAKVQFAASTRYGKIKKDTRSRGFVYFSKETISNFGQARLQLDSADDDDFGLDNGFVSAACELPNAYDESKYMPFIDQWGTHVVTEVNLGIREGEIYKEERSAFVNYASTNIGGSVQASGEYNGFSASLSVNMDSFNSGMKNETKFGSSYSKYKVGSKELNEPISIKLIGIHDIFDKKYWKRMPNYIREGRCNSGFQIASVSTNMVKALKGYAAYRKIQAPEDSPIKIPLTWPEGTYALQKPRTGCPNKEFKWNEGFRFHDTENSDSKNSWSDPLSIAGHWGKSSIRQEFCVKTVTTVNPRAQWTWQPGSYCIYKYGDCPKGFESGWIYWDDEDSDNGNTYGGVMPSGEYGANTKLFFCCRNDGVTTNKINLPLDNKFYLFPRFDHCQEVNGTTVSKERFTWDTADSTYWGGKNTDSQSAIHPYYGKKTTGGSYITLYFCYYQPDNSST comes from the exons ATGTTTGCCGGTAGAAGAAAGCATCTCGAGCTCGTCATCTTGATGATGTTCATCATCAATGAGATGAAAAACTTCACAGAAGCAGCCGGTCCCCTTCCCATGCCCAATGGTATACGCTTCTTGGGGATCGGGTACAACATCTTAACGGGGAATCCAGAAGGAGGAGATTTGAGCAGCGGCGGAGTGGACCCCGGCCTGCTGGTCACCCGGAAATTTTTTcagatgacaaataaaaaaaataaattatctcATAATAATAAGTACCGCATCCCAGACCAGGTTGTCTTTGAACCGAGGGATAGCGCCAAGACTGACCACTCGAAAAAGACCTTCTATGGCGCGGCTAGTTATGCATCCAAGCTTTCCGCAAACGTTGAGGTTACTG GCACATATAGCGGTGTTTTAGCTAAGGTTCAATTTGCTGCCAGTACAC GGtatggaaaaataaagaaagatacACGCAGCCGTGGATTTGTTTACTTCTCTAAGGAGACTATTTCCAACTTTGGTCAGGCGCGTCTCCAGCTAGACAGCGCAGATGATGATGACTTTGGTCTCGATAATGGATTTGTATCAGCCGCATGTGAACTGCCAAATGCTTATGATGAGTCTAAATACATGCCCTTTATCGATCAATGGGGAACG CATGTAGTAACTGAGGTCAACCTTGGGATCAGGGAGGGGGAGATCTACAAAGAAGAACGTTCGGCCTTCGTGAATTACGCTTCAACAAAT ATTGGAGGCAGTGTTCAAGCTTCGGGAGAGTATAACGGATTCAGTGCTTCTCTTTCGGTCAATATGGATTCTTTCAATAGCGGTATGAAAAACGAAACCAAGTTTGGCAGCTCATATTCAAAATACAAGGTTGGGAGCAAGGAATTGAACG AGCCCATCAGTATTAAATTAATTGGCATCCATGATATCTTTGATAAAAAGTACTGGAAGAGGATGCCGAACTACATTAGGGAAGGTCGATGTAACAGTGGGTTTCAGATTGCCTCCGTAAGTACCAATATGGTAAAAGCTCTCAAGGGTTATGCGGCATATAGGAAGATACAAGCACCTGAAG ATTCTCCCATCAAAATACCACTGACTTGGCCGGAGGGAACTTACGCCCTTCAGAAGCCCAGAACAGGATGCCCTAACAAGGAGTTTAAATGGAACGAAGGATTCCGCTTCCACGACACGGAGAACTCCGATAGTAAAAATTCATGGAGTGACCCACTGAGTATTGCTGGCCACTGGGGGAAAAGTAGTATTCGTCAGGAATTCTGCGTTAAAACCGTAACCACTGTCAACCCCAGAGCTCAGTGGACCTGGCAACCAGGGAGTTATTGCATCTACAAGTACGGAGACTGTCCAAAAG GTTTTGAAAGTGGTTGGATATATTGGGATGACGAAGACAGCGATAATGGAAATACTTACGGTGGTGTTATGCCGTCTGGGGAGTACGGAGCCAATACCAAACTCTTTTTCTGCTGCCGAAACGATGGTGTAACAACTAATAAAATTAATCTTCCATTAGACAACAAGTTCTATCTCTTCCCTCGCTTTGACCATTGTCAGGAG GTTAATGGAACGACTGTTTCTAAGGAAAGATTTACCTGGGATACTGCCGATTCCACCTACTGGGGCGGAAAGAACACAGATTCTCAAAGTGCAATCCACCCGTACTATGGCAAGAAAACCACTGGTGGAAGCTACATTACTCTTTATTTCTGCTATTACCAACCGGATAATAGCTCGACTTAA